In bacterium, the sequence AGAATTAGCCAGCGGTTTAATATTTAACGCAATAAAGGTGGGAGCAGAAATCTTCAATCTCATTTCTGTAGAAGATTTAGTCATAAAAGATAACAGAGTCCAAGGTGTGGTGATCAACGCATCGCCGATAGAAATAGCAAAGCTCCACGTGGACCCCATAACCCTATTGGCAAAGGCAGTAGTTGATGCCACGGGACACGACCTTGAGGTAGTTAAAGTTTTAATTAAAAAGAACGGTGTGAAATTAAATACTGAAACAGGCGAAATAATTGGTGAAAGGTCTATGGATGCTGAAGAAGGAGAAAAAATCACTGTTGAAAAAACAGGTGAGGTATTTCCCGGTCTATACGTTGTCGGAATGGCCGCCTGTGCCTGTTTTGGCGGGCCGAGGATGGGTCCTATTTTCGGAGGTATGTTATTATCAGGTAAAAAGCTGGCAGAAATGCTAATTGAGAAACTATGAAGGATATATTAAAGCTGTATCTCATTGCTGATTATCTTTACTACGATGAAAATTTCTATGAGAAAGTTAAAGAGGCAATTAAAGGCGGAGTTACGGCAGTCCAATTTAGATTTAAAGGTGTAGACGACGGGCTGGCCTACGAAATCGCCAAGAATCTGAAAGAAATTTGTAAAGAAAAAGGCGTCGCCTTTTTCATAAACAACAGACCCGATTTTGCAATTCTTCTTGATGCTGATGGAGTTCACATCGGGCAAGACGACTTACCCCTCACCGAAGTTAAAAGAATCGTATGCGGAAAAATTGTCGGAATCTCCGTAGGAAACAAAGAAGAATTTGAAAAGGTGATGAATATGCCTTTCGACTATCTCAGTTTTGGGTCTGTTTTCGCAACACCTACCAAACC encodes:
- a CDS encoding sulfide-dependent adenosine diphosphate thiazole synthase — translated: MKEKKITEIIIRNHFNHLLSAIESDIIIAGGGPSSLVAGYYLAKTGKKVTILEKKLSLGGGTWGGGMGFKFAVVEEACLPILNDMGIRYKKEEEDLYSVDSIELASGLIFNAIKVGAEIFNLISVEDLVIKDNRVQGVVINASPIEIAKLHVDPITLLAKAVVDATGHDLEVVKVLIKKNGVKLNTETGEIIGERSMDAEEGEKITVEKTGEVFPGLYVVGMAACACFGGPRMGPIFGGMLLSGKKLAEMLIEKL
- the thiE gene encoding thiamine phosphate synthase, translating into MKDILKLYLIADYLYYDENFYEKVKEAIKGGVTAVQFRFKGVDDGLAYEIAKNLKEICKEKGVAFFINNRPDFAILLDADGVHIGQDDLPLTEVKRIVCGKIVGISVGNKEEFEKVMNMPFDYLSFGSVFATPTKPDAGKPIGLENLKKLVEITPDVPKIAIGGISEENALSVIQTGVCGIAVSSAIMKSTNPYESARRLREIVEKGLKG